CGACATCAACGTTACCCCGTTGGTAGATGTGATGCTGGTGTTGCTGATTGTGTTTATGATCACCATGCCCGTGCTTACCCACTCGATTCCGCTGCAACTGCCTACCGCATCGGAAAACATCAAGCAGGAAACCCAGCCCAAAGAGCCGCTGCGGCTGAGCATTGATGCCGATGGGGCTTATGTGCTCGGTGCGGAGTCCACAACCAAACTGGGTTTGGAAGAGATTACCGAGCAGCTCAAACAGGCCAAAGCCGAAAACGCCGATTTAATCGTGGCCATCGCTGCCGACAAACGCGTGGAATATGATTCGGTTGCCCAAGCGCTGCACTCCGCCAGAGAAGCCGGCATCAGCAAAATCGGCTTCATCACCGAAACCGATTCGGGCAGATAGCGTGTGTGAAAACGTTCGGGCCGTCTGAAAATATTTTCCCATAAGGAAACTTTTCAGACGGCCTTATATATTGCACCCCAACAAAAGGGGTGTATTTTTACATTATACCCCTTGACAAATCGGAACAACAGAATTTTTCAGGGGTCTGAAATGTCATCAGCCTACTACACCGTAACACCCGAACCCGAACTTTTCCCCAAATCCTACATCGTCCGCATTTTTAAAGACGACAATCCGAGCCGTACTGTCTGTTTTCCTATCTGCAATCCTCTGAACCGTGTCAAAACCGTCAATCAGGCTTGCGAATACGGGCGTTTGGCCGTGCGCCAAATCATGGATAGGGAGTCTGCCGAATGATTAGCCAAGACAAAGCAAAAAAAGCGCGTGAAGCCGTATTTGGTGGCGGCGGCTTTGCGACGCGCCAAAGGCGGCTTCATGCGCCGGTATGGCGCCCCCCTTATCTAACAGGGGGGGGAGCAGAAACGGCAGCGGCCGTAAGCGCGGAGCAGGAAGCGTTTGAAAAATACACCCACTTTCTGACCGATTCCAAAGGCCGTCTGCTGGAAATTCCGTTAAGACGCGGTAAGGCAGATTCTGCCTTTATCGACCAAATCAGTTTTTCAATCCACGAAGATACTTTGTCGCTGCTGGCCGGTTATCCGCTCGTTTCCGATGATGAATATATTGTCCGTGCATCAATGGCGTTAAACGATATTTTCGGCTTCGGCATTACCGAAAAAGCCAAACATACGGGTGGGCGTTTCTATGATTCCTGCTGGCTGATGGGAACCGATAACGCCCAATACGGGCGCGTCCACTTCGGCGGCCAAAACAACACCATGCTGATAGAGCTTACCGCCACCGGCTGCAATGCCGCTTCAGACGGCTGGGAATCCCGCCTTTACCGGTTCATCACCCAAGCCGTTCGCCCGAAGATTACCCGCATCGATATTGCCAAAGACTTTTTCAACGGCGAATACACGCCCGAACAGGCCAAAGCCGACCGGCTGGCGGGCAAGTTCACCAATCACCGCATGATGCCCGATGGCGAATCGGTCGGTACCGATTGGGAATCCAACAACGGCAAGGGCAAAACCTACTATGTCGGCTCGCGCGAATCGTCCAAATACGTTCGCGTGTATGAAAAAGGCAAACAGTTGGGCGACAAACAAAGCCCGTGGGTGCGTTTTGAAATCGAATTCAAAGCCAAAGATA
This genomic interval from Neisseria musculi contains the following:
- a CDS encoding ExbD/TolR family protein; amino-acid sequence: MAFGSMNSGDDTPMADINVTPLVDVMLVLLIVFMITMPVLTHSIPLQLPTASENIKQETQPKEPLRLSIDADGAYVLGAESTTKLGLEEITEQLKQAKAENADLIVAIAADKRVEYDSVAQALHSAREAGISKIGFITETDSGR
- a CDS encoding replication initiation factor domain-containing protein, with the protein product MISQDKAKKAREAVFGGGGFATRQRRLHAPVWRPPYLTGGGAETAAAVSAEQEAFEKYTHFLTDSKGRLLEIPLRRGKADSAFIDQISFSIHEDTLSLLAGYPLVSDDEYIVRASMALNDIFGFGITEKAKHTGGRFYDSCWLMGTDNAQYGRVHFGGQNNTMLIELTATGCNAASDGWESRLYRFITQAVRPKITRIDIAKDFFNGEYTPEQAKADRLAGKFTNHRMMPDGESVGTDWESNNGKGKTYYVGSRESSKYVRVYEKGKQLGDKQSPWVRFEIEFKAKDIVIPFEVLTVPGEYFGGAYPICSQFQEKAQRIETVKKVLDLTFERCIEVARNQVGRAINAAKSMFPNKQPAEILAMFEPEHDLLPKRLSMENYAAKFNHAPAVHEDEGRLKPGESAQMLVEMALEQKRKMTKLISDKHEEDYLAWAYHQYSGKF